A region from the Triticum urartu cultivar G1812 chromosome 1, Tu2.1, whole genome shotgun sequence genome encodes:
- the LOC125545377 gene encoding uncharacterized protein LOC125545377, whose protein sequence is MRGDRSAMRVTRGMHLEAEVARDVWRAGEVVWGNGHSYVLRWFDGGPDSGRIPRAGVRPLPDPAVKLPADLAAGDDVDVFHSNLWKRAKVVGAAGHGQFEVKIADSTEVVEADLSVLRPCMVYGGGEKGWAVIQKGDKIPVASAQPWRPVAGKNIKSKANINGGGKFAAHATNLNLGGKTKRSNYAVDADIVQDVKRFQGNVFLAKREPAARYGDSNIEVMDVHPSHYLKKREQETSNKPNDEEIDVVGGGTDSDSDDDSNSSKSDPSSSADSSDGDSSSSSGRSNSNGGRAVPVTGEHCQENQEAATPSCEEEEEQDSEERTESHASAGMHHRLADEEQVVMVKQDQQVEEHDHRVHGLELEAYVSVMKAFYFTGPLTWAKEELLSDLRLQLHVSSDEHLRAIWRLKGKK, encoded by the exons ATGAGAGGGGATCGATCGGCCATGAGGGTCACCCGAGGTATGCACCTGGAGGCCGAGGTCGCCCGGGACGTGTGGCGCGCCGGCGAGGTGGTCTGGGGCAACGGACACTCGTACGTCCTGCGGTGGTTCGACGGCGGCCCAGACTCCGGGCGCATCCCGAGGGCGGGCGTCCGGCCGCTCCCGGATCCAGCCGTCAAGCTGCCGGCGGACCTCGCCGCCGGCGACGACGTTGATGTGTTCCACAGCAACCTGTGGAAGCGCGCCAAGGTCGTGGGCGCCGCCGGCCACGGTCAGTTCGAGGTCAAGATCGCCGACTCGACCGAGGTCGTTGAGGCCGACCTGAGCGTGCTACGGCCCTGTATGGTGTATGGCGGAGGGGAGAAAGGCTGGGCTGTGATCCAGAAG GGTGACAAAATCCCCGTCGCAAGCGCCCAGCCATGGCGCCCCGTCGCTGGCAAGAACATCAAAAGCAAAGCCAATATCAATGGAGGCGGCAAGTTCGCCGCGCATGCCACCAATCTCAATCTGGGCGGCAAGACTAAGCGGAGCAACTACGCGGTGGACGCCGACATTGTCCAGGACGTCAAGAGATTTCAGGGCAACGTCTTCTTGGCCAAGAGAGAACCCGCAGCAAGGTACGGTGACAGCAACATAGAGGTGATGGATGTACACCCAAGCCATTACCTCAAGAAACGGGAGCAGGAGACCAGCAACAAACCCAACGATGAAGAAATTGATGTGGTCGGAGGAGGAACGGACAGCGACAGCGACGATGATTCCAACAGTAGCAAGTCTGATCCATCGTCATCTGCTGACAGCAGCGACGGagacagcagcagcagcagtggcAGAAGCAACAGCAACGGCGGCCGCGCAGTTCCCGTCACCGGCGAGCATTGCCAAGAAAATCAAGAAGCTGCGACTCCAAGCTGCGAGGAAGAAGAGGAGCAAGATTCCGAGGAGAGGACAGAGTCCCATGCCAGCGCGGGAATGCACCACCGCCTGGCCGATGAGGAACAGGTGGTGATGGTGAAGCAAGATCAGCAGGTAGAGGAGCATGATCACCGCGTCCATGGCCTGGAGCTGGAGGCCTACGTGAGCGTCATGAAGGCCTTCTACTTCACGGGGCCGCTGACCTGGGCCAAGGAGGAGCTGCTGTCCGACCTCCGCCTGCAGCTCCACGTCTCCAGCGACGAGCACCTGCGAGCGATATGGCGTCTCAAGGGGAAGAAGTAA